Within Desulfuromonas acetexigens, the genomic segment TTTAGTGTTTTGAATGTCCGCCGCCGCCCGCCAGGCCCAAAGCGCCGCACGAAGATAACCCGCCGAAAATAAAAGAAGTTTCCCGGCCATTCCCAACCACGCCCGAGCATTCCCGCCTATTCACTAATTTAGTCTTTCTATTGTCCCCTCACACCCCGGTCGGTGTACAAGCTCCCGCCGGGGAGAGGGGGTTGTCACTGCATTCAGAAAGTGGGCGGATCAGCCTGATGTCCTCACGTTGCCCTGCGCTCGAACTTGTCGCGATGCGTTGCGTAAAGCTCAATTATAGTCGTGCCCGACCAGAGGCGGTGAATTCGATTTGTACCACCAAGCTGTCATCGCCATTGACTCGAATGAACAGTTTATCACTGGCATTCCCCTGGGGGTGAAAATTGGTTTCTTTTGTACCGGTTGTTGCCCAGGTGTCATTGCTATTGATGTTGGATGCTTCCAACGGCACCTGTGGCGCCAGTGTGCGTGTCCTTCCGCCATAGACAAGCTGATGGTTATCCAGATCGATCACCGCTGTCACCGTGGCGCTGCTGGTTACCGCCAGGTCTCGCGCCTGCCGCAAGCCGGTCAGGATTTCTCTCGCCACTTCTCTGACCTGGGCACTCTCACGCCATTGCACCAATGGCGGGGCGGCGAACGCCATGAGAATGGCCATGATGCCGATCGTGATGATCAACTCTATCAGGGTAAATCCGCGCTTATTCATTGCTGCCCCCTTCCGGCGTTTGCCGGGGCTCCGGAAAAGCCAGGCTCAGTTCAAAGGCCTGTTCGTCC encodes:
- a CDS encoding pilus assembly FimT family protein — protein: MNKRGFTLIELIITIGIMAILMAFAAPPLVQWRESAQVREVAREILTGLRQARDLAVTSSATVTAVIDLDNHQLVYGGRTRTLAPQVPLEASNINSNDTWATTGTKETNFHPQGNASDKLFIRVNGDDSLVVQIEFTASGRARL